In one window of Culturomica massiliensis DNA:
- a CDS encoding MarC family protein: MNIYFSFKEVFSAFIVLFAVIDILGSIPIILGLKERNKTVHAGQAALISFVILFAFLFVGKSLLALFNVDISSFAVAGALVILVLACEMIFGVEIFKNDGPTDSATIVPLVFPLIAGAASFTTLLSLRAEYNILNIIIGLALNILFVYFVLKKVDYVQRVVGKGGVYVMRKFFGIILLAIAVRLFTANLNALLNTFN, encoded by the coding sequence ATGAATATCTATTTTAGTTTTAAAGAAGTTTTCAGTGCTTTTATCGTATTGTTTGCGGTGATTGATATTTTGGGATCTATTCCGATTATACTGGGCTTAAAAGAACGCAATAAGACAGTACATGCCGGTCAGGCTGCCCTTATCTCGTTTGTTATATTGTTTGCTTTTTTATTTGTCGGAAAGTCTTTGTTGGCTCTTTTTAATGTGGATATATCTTCTTTTGCCGTAGCCGGAGCTCTTGTTATTTTGGTCCTGGCTTGTGAAATGATATTCGGGGTCGAGATTTTTAAAAACGACGGTCCGACGGATTCTGCTACGATTGTACCTTTGGTATTCCCATTGATTGCCGGAGCTGCTTCTTTTACAACGCTGTTGTCTTTACGGGCTGAATACAACATTCTGAATATTATTATTGGTTTGGCGTTGAATATTTTGTTTGTGTATTTTGTGCTGAAGAAGGTGGATTATGTTCAACGGGTTGTCGGTAAGGGAGGCGTATATGTGATGCGTAAATTTTTCGGCATTATTTTGTTGGCGATTGCTGTCCGTCTTTTTACCGCTAATTTGAATGCTTTGTTGAATACATTTAACTAG